A window from Osmia lignaria lignaria isolate PbOS001 chromosome 8, iyOsmLign1, whole genome shotgun sequence encodes these proteins:
- the LOC143305517 gene encoding uncharacterized protein LOC143305517: MTTSFSDLLREQEEVAGWIQRFWANVCKLGKDKLTGAVLEQRQGLLNRYWDTFLSGHRKLMRCKEASSSSYVKEDAFSVTEEAYLDAAFMISHHLKELPSPCSSHVQQSNIAPPPHPQLPKIDLPKFSGDPLQWESFRDLFKSLVHDVSHLPDVQKLLYLKSSLTGEAAEVIRNTPITDSGFRGAWDDLEARYGNIRLLSFSHHRALLLCPPALQQSAGELKRLLDTFRQAIRAYVTLRKPVTSSDEWFVYLLSQKLDKTTHLAWETSLADSREIPRFQQLSQFLENRIQALGAAGMTDPSLHAVSPTSSKEIKPKTKGGASAKGVNSNVLAAASKSPPARKCPGCSGTHGLGFCYKFKALSPAKRKERVQQLKACLSCLNVGHEVGKCPSKQVCLACSKRHLTLLHEALTAPPASAPGREGGQPAREDAASTSDDATQCEWPSQALRTMRLDTRPERYHL, translated from the coding sequence ATGACTACGTCCTTTTCGGATCTTCTGCGTGAACAAGAGGAAGTAGCGGGGTGGATACAAAGATTCTGGGCTAACGTATGCAAGTTAGGAAAGGACAAGCTGACGGGAGCGGTTTTAGAGCAGAGACAGGGTTTGCTCAACCGATACTGGGATACGTTCCTTAGCGGACACCGTAAATTGATGAGATGCAAGGAGGCGAGTTCTAGTTCATATGTCAAAGAGGACGCCTTTTCGGTCACAGAAGAAGCTTACCTCGACGCAGCCTTCATGATTTCCCATCACCTGAAAGAGCTGCCGTCCCCTTGCTCCTCGCATGTTCAACAGTCCAATATTGCGCCTCCGCCCCACCCGCAACTGCCTAAAATTGATTTGCCGAAATTTTCGGGCGATCCGTTACAATGGGAGAGCTTTCGCGACCTTTTTAAAAGTCTAGTCCATGACGTCAGCCACTTACCTGACGTACAGAAGCTACTCTATTTGAAGTCTAGTTTGACAGGTGAGGCCGCCGAGGTCATTCGGAATACGCCGATAACGGACTCCGGCTTCAGGGGAGCATGGGACGATCTGGAAGCCCGGTACGGTAACATTCGTCTGTTATCGTTTTCCCATCATCGAGCGCTCCTCTTGTGCCCACCAGCCCTGCAGCAGTCAGCTGGCGAATTGAAGCGGCTTTTAGACACTTTCCGCCAGGCGATTAGGGCGTACGTTACACTGAGGAAACCCGTTACTTCATCGGATGAGTGGTTTGTATACTTACTAAGCCAAAAGCTTGACAAAACTACTCACCTTGCTTGGGAGACTTCTTTGGCGGATAGCCGGGAAATCCCGCGGTTCCAGCAATTATCGCAGTTCTTGGAGAACCGGATCCAAGCTTTAGGCGCTGCAGGCATGACGGACCCATCACTCCACGCTGTGTCGCcgaccagctcaaaggaaatcaAACCTAAAACAAAAGGAGGAGCATCAGCAAAAGGCGTTAACTCTAACGTCTTAGCCGCAGCATCAAAGTCGCCCCCGGCCCGGAAATGTCCGGGGTGTTCGGGCACCCACGGTCTAggattttgttataaattcaaGGCGCTGTCGCCGGCAAAACGCAAGGAGCGCGTCCAACAGCTGAAGGCCTGCCTGAGCTGTTTGAATGTAGGACACGAAGTGGGTAAGTGTCCGTCTAAACAAGTCTGTTTAGCTTGTAGCAAGCGACACCTTACGTTACTGCACGAGGCGCTGACGGCTCCACCGGCAAGCGCACCAGGCCGTGAAGGCGGACAGCCGGCACGAGAAGACGCTGCCTCGACGTCTGACGACGCAACTCAGTGCGAGTGGCCATCTCAGGCGTTAAGGACAATGAGGTTGGACACGCGACCGGAGAGGTATCACTTGTAG
- the LOC143305540 gene encoding uncharacterized protein LOC143305540 — MEYLTLQHMQGAPEEADKGPAYYLPHHAVRKRHDPSAKLRVVFNASFCTATGQSLNDCLATGQKLQADLWMVLTRWRLFRVVFTTDIVKMFRQIRVHSEDTKWQSILWRATPDERVQDFRLTTVTYGTACAPFLALRVLAQLANDESSRFPRGASVVRRHTYVDDILTGADDVSETLALKREVVAIFKAGGFELSKWASNIPEIQEADSSNTRLFQEWSGISTLGVNWNPRDDAFSLRVAAAELVRECTTKRSILSEIAGLFDPLGWAAPVLVVAKILMQDLWILGADWDQQLPENVCTMWQRFRGSLQQLDTLKIPRWTFASSEPSTQMELHGFCDASQRAYAAAVYLRVNNNGSVTTSLLVAKTKVAPVKTITIPKLELCGATLLSKLLIRVKEGINMSGPTIAWTDSSVTLHWIRGHASQWKPFVAHRVSDIQHEIPADNWRHIRSPDNPADLATRGMSPAELVDSDIWWHGPKWLTEQPEFWPATFPESNEGIEAERRGATVHVVKEKFGENFLCRFSSLSHLLSVIAQCFRFASLSRGQPCEKGFVKAAERTHAFLAVLRFSQHTSFLEEIEQLQRHGELRKASPLSPCRPFLDDQGLLRLGGRLENAALP; from the coding sequence ATGGAGTACCTGACTTTACAGCACATGCAGGGTGCACCCGAAGAAGCGGATAAAGGGCCTGCGTATTACCTGCCACACCACGCCGTACGCAAGCGTCACGATCCTTCTGCCAAGTTACGGGTCGTTTTTAATGCTTCTTTTTGTACAGCCACGGGCCAATCGCTAAACGACTGCCTCGCCACTGGTCAGAAGCTCCAGGCTGACCTATGGATGGTATTGACCCGCTGGCGACTTTTTCGGGTCGTATTCACCACGGACATTGTCAAGATGTTCAGACAGATCCGAGTCCATTCAGAGGATACTAAGTGGCAAAGCATCCTTTGGCGCGCCACTCCCGACGAACGAGTGCAGGACTTTCGGCTTACAACGGTGACGTATGGCACGGCGTGTGCGCCTTTCCTAGCTTTACGGGTACTTGCCCAGCTGGCGAACGACGAAAGCAGCCGATTTCCCCGAGGAGCTTCGGTGGTGCGTCGACACACTTATGTCGATGATATTCTCACCGGGGCGGATGATGTCAGCGAGACCCTGGCTTTGAAAAGAGAAGTGGTGGCAATTTTCAAAGCTGGCGGTTTCGAACTAAGCAAATGGGCATCTAACATACCGGAAATTCAAGAAGCCGACTCTTCTAATACGCGCCTGTTTCAGGAATGGTCCGGCATCAGCACACTAGGCGTGAACTGGAATCCTAGGGATGATGCCTTCTCCTTGCGAGTCGCAGCCGCTGAGCTGGTGAGAGAATGCACCACCAAGAGGTCTATCCTTTCGGAAATCGCAGGCCTCTTCGACCCACTGGGCTGGGCGGCGCCGGTCCTAGTCGTGGCCAAGATTTTAATGCAGGACCTCTGGATCCTTGGAGCGGACTGGGATCAGCAATTGCCAGAGAACGTCTGCACTATGTGGCAGCGCTTCAGAGGCTCCTTGCAGCAATTGGATACCCTGAAGATCCCACGCTGGACATTTGCCTCATCAGAGCCGTCCACCCAGATGGAACTTCACGGTTTTTGTGACGCCTCGCAGCGAGCTTATGCGGCAGCGGTGTACCTGCGGGTCAATAACAATGGGTCGGTAACGACCTCGCTTTTGGTCGCAAAAACTAAGGTGGCCCCGGTAAAGACTATAACAATTCCGAAGTTGGAACTGTGTGGAGCCACCTTGTTATCTAAATTATTGATTCGGGTCAAAGAAGGCATTAATATGTCTGGCCCGACCATCGCGTGGACGGATTCAAGTGTAACCTTACACTGGATCCGCGGCCATGCATCTCAATGGAAACCCTTCGTTGCCCATCGAGTCTCCGATATCCAGCACGAGATACCGGCGGACAATTGGCGGCACATCCGCTCTCCGGACAATCCAGCGGACTTGGCAACCCGAGGAATGAGCCCAGCCGAGCTCGTCGACTCCGATATCTGGTGGCACGGGCCGAAATGGTTGACGGAACAGCCTGAATTCTGGCCGGCGACCTTTCCGGAGTCCAACGAGGGAATAGAGGCAGAGAGAAGAGGAGCCACGGTACACGTCGTCAAGGAGAAATTCGGAGAAAACTTCCTGTGCCGCTTCTCCTCCCTCTCGCACCTTTTATCTGTTATTGCCCAGTGTTTCAGGTTTGCCAGTCTAAGCCGAGGGCAGCCTTGCGAGAAGGGTTTTGTTAAAGCAGCGGAGCGCACCCACGCCTTCCTAGCAGTTCTGAGATTCTCTCAACACACCAGTTTCCTGGAGGAGATTGAACAACTGCAACGGCACGGCGAGCTACGCAAAGCTTCACCCCTTTCTCCGTGTCGACCTTTCTTAGACGACCAGGGCTTGCTAAGGCTCGGAGGGCGCTTAGAAAACGCGGCTCTGCCGTAG